In the Prochlorococcus marinus CUG1438 genome, GTCAGGCTAAGGAGGTTAAAAAATGATTCAACAAGAAACTTATTTAACAGTTGCTGATAATAGCGGAGCTAAAAGACTTCAATGTATAAGAGTTTTAGGCTCTAATAGAAGGTATGCACATGTTGGGGATGTAATCGTAGCAACTGTAAAAGATGCTCTTCCTAATATGGGAGTTAAGAAATCTGAAGTTGTTAAAGCTGTTATCGTCAGAACTAAAGCAACATTAAGAAGAAATACTGGTAATTCAATCAGATTTGATGACAATGCTGCAGTATTAATTAATGAAGATAAGAATCCAAAAGGTACTAGAGTCTTTGGTCCTGTAGCCAGAGAACTGCGGGATAAAAATTATACAAAGATTGTTTCTCTTGCTCCGGAGGTGATTTAAATGTTGGATTCATTAAAACAAAAGAAAAATTTTCATAGAATAAAAATGAGAATCAAAACTGGAGATTTAGTAAAAGTAATTAATGGCAAGGACAAAGGGAAAACTGGTGAGGTTTTAAAAACTATCCCTCTTGAAAATAGAGTAGTAGTTAAGGGAATTAATCTTAGGACTAAACACGTAAAACCAACTCAGGAAGGAGAAACTGGAAGAATACTTACTGAAGAAGCCTCTTTACATGCATCAAATGTAATGTTCTTTTCAAAAGATAAAAATCTTATAAGTAAGATTGAATACTTTATTGATAAAGAGGGGGTTAAGAAGAGAAGATTGAAGAAAACTGGTGAAGTAATTGATTAATTTTTCATCAGAAACTAGATTTCAACTTTTTCTAATTTATCAATTCTGACAAAGACCAGAATTAACAAAAAATTATGACTCTAAAAAATCGCTACAAAGAATCAATTAGACCAAAACTTTTAAAAGACCTTGGTCTTAAAAATATTCATCAAGTACCTAAAGTTGTCAAAGTCAACGTTAACAGAGGTCTTGGTGAGGCAGCTTCAAATTCGAAAGCTCTAGAAGCCTCTTTAAATGAAATGGCAACAATTACAGGACAAAAGGCCTTAGTAACTAGGGCCAAAAAAGCTATCGCGGGTTTTAAAATTCGTGAAGGCATGCCGATTGGTTGTACTGTAACTTTAAGAGGAGACAGGATGTATTCCTTTTTGGAGAGATTTATAAATCTAGCTTTACCAAGAATAAGAGACTTTAGAGGAGTGAATCCAAAAAGTTTTGATGGGAGAGGGAATTACACCGTTGGTGTGAAAGAGCAATTGATTTTTCCTGAAATCTCTTTTGACAAAATAGATTCAATAAGAGGTATGGATATAACTATTGTCACTAGTGCAAAATCAGATCAAGAAGGTAAAGCTCTTTTGCAGGAGTTAGGAATGCCTTTTAGTAAGAATTAAATTAAAACTATGTCAAATCACGATCCTATTTCAGATATGCTAACTCGAATTAGAAATGCGAGTCAGAAAAAGCATACAACCACAACAATTCCAGGTTCAAAAATGTCCTTAAGTATCGCTAAAGTGCTTCAAAAAGAGGGGTTCATTTCTGATATTAATGAGGAAGGTGAAGGTTATAAATCACAAATAATACTTGGCCTCAAATATAGTGGTAAAAACAAATTTCCTACTATCCGATCTATGCAAAGAGTAAGTAAACCTGGTTTGAGAATTTATAAAAATACTAGAGGTTTACCAAAAGTTCTTGGAGGTCTCGGAGTTGCCATAATTTCAACTTCTAAAGGCGTCATGAGTGATCGCGATGCTAGGAAGCAAGGTATTGGCGGTGAAGTCCTCTGCTATGTTTACTAAGGAGATTTAATCATGTCAAGAATTGGAAAAACACCAGTACTTATTCCAGATAAAGTTACAGTTGATTTTGATGGATTAACAGTGACTGTGAAAGGCCCTAAGGGTGAGTTAAAACGTCACATGCCTGAGGGAGTTAGTTTTGATAAGAAAGATAATACTATTATCGTAAGTCCTAGTACAACCAAACTATACTCAAGACAGAGACATGGTTTATGTAGAGCCTTAATTGCAAATATGGTTGAAGGGGTTACTCAAGGTTTTTCAAAGAAACTAGAAATTGTTGGCGTTGGATCAAGAGCACAAGTAAAAGGTAAAAATCTAGTTGTAAGTGCAGGATATAGTCATCCTGTAGAAATGATCCCCCCTGATGGTATAACATACAAAGTTGAGAGTAATACAAACGTTACCGTATCTGGAATTGATAAAGAAATTGTTGGCAATGAAGCGGCAAAAATCAGATCAATTAGACCCCCAGAACCATATAAAGGTAAAGGAATTAAATACCATGATGAGAGAATTCTCAGAAAAGCTGGTAAATCTGGCAAAAAATAATTCCAATTAAAAAAATGACCAAACTTTCCAGGAAATTACAAACCCAAAAAAGACATAGAAGATTAAGGAGATTCTTAATTGGAGATGCAACGCGTCCAAGATTGTCTGTTTTTCGATCTAATAACCATATTTATGCCCAGGTTATAGACGATAGCGCTCAAAAAACTATTTGCTCAGCTTCAACTGTTGATAAGGAACTAAGAGAAAAATCTGAAAAATTACCTTCTGATTGTAATTCTTCTTCAATTGTTGGCAAATTACTTGCAAAGAGAGCGATAAAAAAAGGTATTAAGCAAGTGATTTTTGACCGTGGAGGTAATTTATATCACGGTAGAGTAAAGGCACTTGCAGACGCTGCTCGTGAAGCCGGCCTAGAATTTTAACCCTTAATTTTTACTATGACTGACACTCCAACAAAACAAGAAATTGAGTCCAAGAACGATAATGTTCCTGCAGCTATGCCTGTAGAACAAAAAAAGAATAATCGTAATGATCGAAAAAAAAATAGAAGAGGTGATTCAAAAAATCTAGATAGAGATTCTGATTGGCAAGAAAGAGTTGTTCAAATAAGACGCGTATCTAAAACTGTTAAAGGTGGAAAAAAAATGAGTTTTAGAGCAATTGTTGTTGTTGGTAATGAGAAAGGACAAGTTGGAGTTGGAGTTGGTAAAGCTGGAGATGTCATTGGTGCTGTTAGAAAAGGAGTTTCAGATGGTAAAAAAAATCTTGTTAGGGTTCCGTTAACTCCAAACAATTCAATACCAACCTTATCTAAAGGTAGAGATGGTGCAGCTAATGTACTTATTAGACCAGCAGCTCCAGGTACAGGCGTAATAGCTGGCGGTTCAATTAGAACAGTTTTAGAATTAGCAGGAATTAAAAATGTTTTAGCAAAAAGATTAGGTAGTAAAACACCTTTAAATAATGCAAGAGCTGCCATGGTAGCTCTCTCTCAATTAAGAACACACAAATCTGCCTCAAGAGAGAGAGGAATCTCACTCGAACAACTCTATTCTTAAAAATTATGACCTCAACATTAAATACACTTAAACCAAACTCTGGCTCTAGGAAGAAAAAATTAAGAAAGGGTAGAGGTATTGCTGCTGGGCAGGGTGCTTCTTGCGGATTTGGAATGAGAGGCCAAAAGTCGCGTTCTGGTAGACCTACAAGACCAGGTTTTGAAGGTGGACAAATGCCCTTATATAGAAGAGTTCCAAAATTAAAGCACTTTGAAATAATTAATCAAAAAAACTTTTCAATCATTAATTTAGATAAATTAAATAATTTTAAAGATAACGATACTGTTAACCTTGATTCACTAGTGAAAAAAGGACTTATTTTTAAGCCAAAGTTTCCTTTGAAAATTCTTGGTAATGGTGAAGTTAATGCAAAGCTAACAGTCCAAGCTCATGCATTCACAAAAGTTGCAAAACAAAAAATTGAAGATGCAGGTGGAACTTGCGAGCTTTTAAATAAAAAATAAATTTATTCAAAAATTTAGTTAAGCTTTAAAATGTTTGTTAACAAAAGTCGAAATCCTAGCGCTTCTGAAATACTTTCTCAATTATTTTTAAATAAAGAGCTAAGGAGTAGAGTTTTAACAACTCTAGGTCTCCTTCTTTTAGTAAGACTTGGCATCTATATTCCTATGCCTGGTATTGATAGGGTTGCTTTTAAGAGTTTCATAGATCAAGGCGGTCAATTAATTGGCTTTTTAGACATTTTTACTGGTGGGGGAATTTCGACACTTGGAATTTTTGCTTTAGGTATCCTTCCTTTTATAAACGCATCAATTATTATTCAGCTTCTTACAGCTTCATTACCTGTTCTTGAAGATTTGCAAAAAAATGAGGGAGAAGCGGGTAGAAGGAAAATAGCGCAAATAACTAGATATGTTTCTTTAGGATGGGGGCTTCTACAGAGTATTATTTTTTCTTTAATCCTTCGTCAATATGCAATTCAAGGTATTAGCGAAACCACATTTGTTTTGCAAACTTCCATCGCCTTAGTTACTGGCTCAATGTTAGTGATGTGGTTTAGTGAAATTATTACAGAGAAAGGGATAGGACAAGGAGCCTCATTGGTTATTTTTTTGAATATTGTCTCAACTTTGCCAAAGGCTTTAAGTTCAACCATTGAAAAAGCTCAAACTGGGGATAGAGGAGATGTTTTGGGCATCGCAGTTTTGCTTGGAGTGTTTTTACTTACAATTGTCGGGATAATATTTGTCCAGGAGGGGGCTAGACGTATTCCTATTGTTAGTGCAAAAAGGCAAATAGGAAATGCAACATTACTTCCTACAAGGCAAAGTTATTTACCTTTAAAGTTAAATGCAGGTGGAGTCATGCCGATTATATTCGCTTCTGCCTTAATTTTCTTACCCATAACAATTGCAAATGTTACTGGTAATCCAGTCCTAATCAAGTTAGCTAGTAGTTTAAATCCAGGATCCTCAAATCCATGGCCATATGCTCTTACTTTCTTCTCATTGATTTTGGGATTCTCTTATTTTTATGCATCCCTTACGATTAATCCAGTCGATGTGGCTTCAAATTTAAAAAAAGGGGGAGTAGCAATTCCAGGAGTTAGACCAGGAACTAATACAGCTAACTACTTATCAGGGATACAAAATAGGTTGACTTTATTAGGTGGATTATTTCTTGGTTCAGTAGCTATTATTCCTGCTGCAGTAGAGAGAGCGACAAATGTCCAAACTTTCCAAGGTTTAGGAGCAACTTCATTACTTATTCTTGTGGGTGTTGCTATTGATACTGCAAAGCAAATTCAAACTTATGTTATTTCTCAAAGATATGAGGGATTAATTAACAATTAATGAAAAAACATTTACTATTTTTAGGCGCTCCTGGTGCTGGAAAAGGGACTCAGGCAGAATTACTTAGTAAAACCAACTCTTATTTGCATCTTTCCACAGGAGAATTATTAAGAAAAGAAATTGAAATGAATACTATTCTTGGTAGACAGGTAAAGGATGTAATTAATCGGGGCGAACTTGTCAGTGACGATCTCGTATTAAAAATAGTAAGGCAAAATTTAGATAAGGATAATAAAGGTTGGATTTTAGATGGCTACCCAAGAAATTTATCTCAAGCTAATTCATTGAATGAGGTTTTAATTGAAATAAATCAACCTTTAGAAGTAGTTTTTTACTTAGATATTCCAGAAGAAGTTCTTATTAAGCGTTTGCTTTTGAGAGGGAGAAAAGATGATACTGAAGAGACTATCAGAACAAGAGTTAACATTTATAAAAAAACAACAGAACCGTTGATTCAATATTTTAAGGATCTTGCTTTGCTGGAATATATTAATGCCGATAGAGATTTAAAAACCATTTCCTCTGATATCAAACAAAAAATGGCTTGACGATGATGTAGAATATAGTATCAATGTTTTATTTGTAAAACCCTTATGAAGGTCAGATCTTCAGTTAAAAAAATTAGCCCTGACGATCAGATCGTGAGGAGAAGAGGTAAAATCTATGTTATAAACAAGAAAAGACCTCGAAATAAACAGCGTCAGGGTTAAATTTCTACCCTTTAATTCAAACTTTTACTTACTCAAAACACGTGGCCAGGATTGCAGGAATTGACATACCTCGCGAAAAGCGAGTTGAAATTGCACTTACATACGTCTATGGAATTGGTTTGACAAGATCAAAGCAAATTCTTGCTAATACAGGTGTAAACCCAGATATTCGTGTCAAAGATCTTTCAGATTCTGATGTACAAAAACTTAGAGGTGCTTCAGAGGAATTTACATTAGAAGGAGATCTTAGAAGAAAAGAGGGAATGGCATTAAAACGTCTACAAGATATAGGTTGTGTGAGAGGAAGAAGACATAGAATGAGTCTTCCTGTAAGGGGCCAAAGAACTAGAACAAATGCAAGAACAAGAAGAGGTTCTAGAAAAACAGTTGCTGGTAGAAAAAAATAATTAACTAAATCTATTCACAAATTCTAGTATTTAATCAAAACAAAATGGCAGCTACAGTAAAAAAAACAGGTTCAAAGAAATCTAAACGAAATGTGCCTAATGGTGTGGTACATATTCAAAGCACATTTAATAACACTATTGTCTCAATTACTGATACTTCTGGTCATGTAATTTCTTGGTCTTCTGCAGGAGCCAGTGGATTTAAAGGTGCTCGTAAAGGTACACCATTTGCTGCTCAAACGGCTGCTGAAGCGGCGGCTAGGAGAGCGCTTGATCAAGGCATGAGACAAATAGAAGTCTTGGTTAGAGGACCAGGTTCAGGTAGGGAAACGGCCATAAGGGCTTTACAAGTGGCCGGTTTGGAAATAACTCTAATAAGAGATGTAACTCCATTACCTCATAATGGATGTAGAAGACCTAAACGGAGACGCGTTTAGGTTTTAAACTTCTCCATCAAAAAACCCCCCCCCCAAAAAAAACTTTTAACCTTATTTTTTTCCGTGTTGCAATACCAGATTGACAGAATCGACCATCAAATAGCAGATGATCGCTCCCAAACAGGAACTTTTTTAATTGGCCCTTTAGAAAGGGGACAAGCTACAACTTTGGGTAATTCGCTTCGAAGAGTCCTAATGGGAGGACTTGAAGGAAGTGCAGTGACTGCAGTTAGAATAGCAGGAATTAACCATGAATATGCAACTATTCCTGGTGTTAGAGAGGACGTTTTAGATATTCTTCTCAATTGTAAGCAACTATCAATTAATAGTTCTAATCCAGAGCTCGAAATTGGAAGGCTAGTTGCAAGTGGTCCAATGGAGGTGAAGGCTAATGATATTCAATTCTCATCTCAAGTTGAAATTGTTGATGGTGAAAAACCGATTGCAACTATTCAGGAGGGTCATAACTTAGAGTTAGAAATTCATGTTGAAAGAGGTGTGGGATATAGACCTGTCGACCGTAAAAATGAAGAGACAACTGCTATTGATTTACTTCAAATAGATGCTGTATTCATGCCAGTAAAGAGGGTTAATTTTACGATTGATGAAACTGCTGTAGCTGAGGGTGGAACTGGAAGAGAAAGATTAAAAATGGAAGTTGTAACAGATGGTTCAACAAGTCCTGATGATGCTATCGCTGAAGCAGCAAACCAGTTAATAGAACTCTTTCAACCACTTGCTACTGTAACAATGGTCGAGGAAATCCCTGAAGAACCTGAACCATCTCCTGAAGCTCAAATTCCTCTTGAGGAACTAAACTTGTCCGTTAGAGCATATAATTGTCTAAAAAGAGCACAAGTTAACTCAGTCTCAGATTTAATGGGTTTTAGCTATGAAGATCTGCTTGAGATTAAGAACTTTGGCTCTAAATCTGCAGATGAGGTTATTGAAGCCCTTGAGCGGATAGGAATTTCTATTCCACAAAGCCGAACTTCTGTTTAACATTTTTTAAGATTATGAGACACCAACTAAGAATTCCATTATTAAGTAAACCTGCTGACCAGAGGAAAGCACTTTTAAGAGGTTTAACTACACAACTAATTCGGGAAGGTCGAGTAACAACAACAAAAGCTAGAGCAAAAGCCTTAAGAAACGAAGCCGAAAGGATGATTTCTCTTGCAAAAGATGGTAGTTTGGCCTCTAGAAGAAGGGCTATCGGTTATATTTATGATAAGAAACTAGTTCATTCATTATTTGAAAAAGCAAAAGAAAGATACGGAGATAGAAAAGGAGGTTATACACGCATAGTCAGAACAGTCTCAAGAAAAGGTGATAACGCCCAGATGGCTATTATTGAACTTGTTTAAGTTAATTATAAGATTAGCCTTCATTATAAATAACTTTTGAAAAGAGTAGCTTTACTTGTCCAATATATTGGGTCTAATTATTCTGGTTGGCAAAGACAAAAAAATGCAATTACAGTTCAAGAAATCATAGAAAAAGCTCTATTTAAGATTACAAATCATCTTGTAAAGACTTTTGCCGCAGGTAGAACTGATGCTGGTGTTCATGCATCAGGACAAGTAGTACATTTTGATATTGATTGTGTCATTCCAGGTAGTCGTTTTTCAGTTTTACTAAATAGTCTTTTACCATCAACAATTAGAATCTTGGAGTCTGTCGAAGTGAAAGATTGTTGGCATGCGTGCTATTCAGCAAAATATAGACATTATCGATATGTTATTAATAACAGTAAATTTACGAATGTTTTTATAAATAATTGGTCATGGCATAGGTACCAAAAAGTACTAGATGTGACTCTAATGTCAAATGCATCAAAGAGTATGGAAGGAGAACATGATTTTTTTGCTTTTCAGAAAAGTGGAAGCAATAGAGCAACTTCCATCACAAAAATAAAAAAAATAGATATTAAAAGATTAGAGGACTTGATCTTTATTGATATCAAAGCCACTGGTTTTCTCTATGGAATGGTTCGTTTAATTGTTGGTCAACTAGTGTTAGTTGGAGAAAAAAAAATATCGCCTGAAATTTTTAAAGATAGATGGGTAAAGAAAAAGAAAAATGATGTTAAAGAATCAGCTCCAGCAAAGGGTTTATGTTTTGTAAATGCTATTTATGAAGAAAATGTATTTAACAAGATTAATAAAAACGATTTTTTCCCATTATTTCTAATTAAGGGTTTTTCTTAACTAGACATAATTGCATTGAGTTATTTGTGAAATTTATCAAAATTATTGTTTAATACTCCTCCAATAAGGTAGAATTTAATACTAAATTTAAATTTATTTTAGATAAATTTGGTAAATGAATAGAACTATCACTCCGTCAGAAGAAACTATTGTAAGAAATTGGTTTTTAGTTGACGCAAAAGATAAGACACTTGGGAGACTTGCTACAGAAATTGCAACTGTTTTAAGAGGAAAAAATAAGCCAACATTTACACCTCATTTAGATACAGGCGATTTTGTAATTGTTGTGAATGCTGAAAAAGTTGAGGTAACGGGTAAAAAAGCTTCACAAAAGTTATATAGGAGACATTCTGGAAGACCAGGAGGTATGAAAGTTGAAAAATTTGAATCTCTCAAAGAGAGAATTCCTGAAAGAATCATTGAGCAAGCTGTTAAGGGGATGTTGCCACATAACTCTCTAGGAAGACAGCAATTTAAAAAGCTAAAAGTTTATAAGGGTGCTGATCATCCTCATGCTGCTCAAAATCCTGTATTATTAAATTGTTAATTTATTAAAATGAATAGTCAAATAAAAAACAAAGCTGTCTATTGGGGAACTGGAAGGAGAAAAACTTCAGTAGCAAGAGTTCGCTTAATTCCTGGAAATGGGCAAATTACAATTAATGGTCGATCAGGAGATAATTACTTAAACTTCAATCCTCTCCACTTAAATTCAATAAAAGCTCCTTTGCAAACACTAGGCTTAGAAAATTCTTATGACGTTTTAGTAAATGTTCATGGAGGTGGTTTGACGGGGCAGGCTGATGCTATTAAGCAAGGGGCAGCAAGGGCACTATGCGAATTATCTCCTGATAACAGGAAACCGCTTAAAACAGAAGGTCATCTAAGTAGAGACCCTAGAGCTAAGGAAAGAAGAAAATATGGTCTTAAAAAAGCCAGAAAAGCTCCACAATTCTCTAAACGTTAAAGAAATTATTATCATGCCAAAATCAGAAATTCACCCAAAATGGTATCCAGATGCAAAAGTTATTTGTAATGGAGAAGTTGTAATGACAACAGGTTCAACTCAGCCCGAGCTACACGTTGATGTATGGAGCGGTAATCATCCTTTCTTCACTGGAACGCAAAAAATTCTTGATACGGAGGGTAGAGTTGATAGATTTATGAAAAAGTATGGCATGGGTTCAACCAATCCAGCTTCATCAAAAGAGCAAAAAGAAGAAAAAGTCTCTAAAAAATAGAATTTTCAAAAATTAAGCACAATTTCAATTGGAATACTCAACACTAATTGCAAGGTTGAAAACTGCTTCAGATAGTTTTGAAAATTTGGAAGTGCAGCTTGCAGATCCCGACATAGCTAATGATCCTAAAAAATTAGAATCAATTGCAAAAGAAAGGTCAAAATTGGAACCTTTGGTGATTGATTTTAATAAATT is a window encoding:
- the rplN gene encoding 50S ribosomal protein L14, with translation MIQQETYLTVADNSGAKRLQCIRVLGSNRRYAHVGDVIVATVKDALPNMGVKKSEVVKAVIVRTKATLRRNTGNSIRFDDNAAVLINEDKNPKGTRVFGPVARELRDKNYTKIVSLAPEVI
- a CDS encoding 50S ribosomal protein L24 — protein: MLDSLKQKKNFHRIKMRIKTGDLVKVINGKDKGKTGEVLKTIPLENRVVVKGINLRTKHVKPTQEGETGRILTEEASLHASNVMFFSKDKNLISKIEYFIDKEGVKKRRLKKTGEVID
- the rplE gene encoding 50S ribosomal protein L5 translates to MTLKNRYKESIRPKLLKDLGLKNIHQVPKVVKVNVNRGLGEAASNSKALEASLNEMATITGQKALVTRAKKAIAGFKIREGMPIGCTVTLRGDRMYSFLERFINLALPRIRDFRGVNPKSFDGRGNYTVGVKEQLIFPEISFDKIDSIRGMDITIVTSAKSDQEGKALLQELGMPFSKN
- the rpsH gene encoding 30S ribosomal protein S8; protein product: MSNHDPISDMLTRIRNASQKKHTTTTIPGSKMSLSIAKVLQKEGFISDINEEGEGYKSQIILGLKYSGKNKFPTIRSMQRVSKPGLRIYKNTRGLPKVLGGLGVAIISTSKGVMSDRDARKQGIGGEVLCYVY
- the rplF gene encoding 50S ribosomal protein L6 — protein: MSRIGKTPVLIPDKVTVDFDGLTVTVKGPKGELKRHMPEGVSFDKKDNTIIVSPSTTKLYSRQRHGLCRALIANMVEGVTQGFSKKLEIVGVGSRAQVKGKNLVVSAGYSHPVEMIPPDGITYKVESNTNVTVSGIDKEIVGNEAAKIRSIRPPEPYKGKGIKYHDERILRKAGKSGKK
- a CDS encoding 50S ribosomal protein L18, producing the protein MTKLSRKLQTQKRHRRLRRFLIGDATRPRLSVFRSNNHIYAQVIDDSAQKTICSASTVDKELREKSEKLPSDCNSSSIVGKLLAKRAIKKGIKQVIFDRGGNLYHGRVKALADAAREAGLEF
- the rpsE gene encoding 30S ribosomal protein S5, translating into MTDTPTKQEIESKNDNVPAAMPVEQKKNNRNDRKKNRRGDSKNLDRDSDWQERVVQIRRVSKTVKGGKKMSFRAIVVVGNEKGQVGVGVGKAGDVIGAVRKGVSDGKKNLVRVPLTPNNSIPTLSKGRDGAANVLIRPAAPGTGVIAGGSIRTVLELAGIKNVLAKRLGSKTPLNNARAAMVALSQLRTHKSASRERGISLEQLYS
- a CDS encoding 50S ribosomal protein L15, yielding MTSTLNTLKPNSGSRKKKLRKGRGIAAGQGASCGFGMRGQKSRSGRPTRPGFEGGQMPLYRRVPKLKHFEIINQKNFSIINLDKLNNFKDNDTVNLDSLVKKGLIFKPKFPLKILGNGEVNAKLTVQAHAFTKVAKQKIEDAGGTCELLNKK
- the secY gene encoding preprotein translocase subunit SecY produces the protein MFVNKSRNPSASEILSQLFLNKELRSRVLTTLGLLLLVRLGIYIPMPGIDRVAFKSFIDQGGQLIGFLDIFTGGGISTLGIFALGILPFINASIIIQLLTASLPVLEDLQKNEGEAGRRKIAQITRYVSLGWGLLQSIIFSLILRQYAIQGISETTFVLQTSIALVTGSMLVMWFSEIITEKGIGQGASLVIFLNIVSTLPKALSSTIEKAQTGDRGDVLGIAVLLGVFLLTIVGIIFVQEGARRIPIVSAKRQIGNATLLPTRQSYLPLKLNAGGVMPIIFASALIFLPITIANVTGNPVLIKLASSLNPGSSNPWPYALTFFSLILGFSYFYASLTINPVDVASNLKKGGVAIPGVRPGTNTANYLSGIQNRLTLLGGLFLGSVAIIPAAVERATNVQTFQGLGATSLLILVGVAIDTAKQIQTYVISQRYEGLINN
- a CDS encoding adenylate kinase — encoded protein: MKKHLLFLGAPGAGKGTQAELLSKTNSYLHLSTGELLRKEIEMNTILGRQVKDVINRGELVSDDLVLKIVRQNLDKDNKGWILDGYPRNLSQANSLNEVLIEINQPLEVVFYLDIPEEVLIKRLLLRGRKDDTEETIRTRVNIYKKTTEPLIQYFKDLALLEYINADRDLKTISSDIKQKMA
- the rpmJ gene encoding 50S ribosomal protein L36, which produces MKVRSSVKKISPDDQIVRRRGKIYVINKKRPRNKQRQG
- the rpsM gene encoding 30S ribosomal protein S13; protein product: MARIAGIDIPREKRVEIALTYVYGIGLTRSKQILANTGVNPDIRVKDLSDSDVQKLRGASEEFTLEGDLRRKEGMALKRLQDIGCVRGRRHRMSLPVRGQRTRTNARTRRGSRKTVAGRKK
- the rpsK gene encoding 30S ribosomal protein S11, whose translation is MAATVKKTGSKKSKRNVPNGVVHIQSTFNNTIVSITDTSGHVISWSSAGASGFKGARKGTPFAAQTAAEAAARRALDQGMRQIEVLVRGPGSGRETAIRALQVAGLEITLIRDVTPLPHNGCRRPKRRRV
- a CDS encoding DNA-directed RNA polymerase subunit alpha, with product MLQYQIDRIDHQIADDRSQTGTFLIGPLERGQATTLGNSLRRVLMGGLEGSAVTAVRIAGINHEYATIPGVREDVLDILLNCKQLSINSSNPELEIGRLVASGPMEVKANDIQFSSQVEIVDGEKPIATIQEGHNLELEIHVERGVGYRPVDRKNEETTAIDLLQIDAVFMPVKRVNFTIDETAVAEGGTGRERLKMEVVTDGSTSPDDAIAEAANQLIELFQPLATVTMVEEIPEEPEPSPEAQIPLEELNLSVRAYNCLKRAQVNSVSDLMGFSYEDLLEIKNFGSKSADEVIEALERIGISIPQSRTSV
- the rplQ gene encoding 50S ribosomal protein L17 — encoded protein: MRHQLRIPLLSKPADQRKALLRGLTTQLIREGRVTTTKARAKALRNEAERMISLAKDGSLASRRRAIGYIYDKKLVHSLFEKAKERYGDRKGGYTRIVRTVSRKGDNAQMAIIELV
- the truA gene encoding tRNA pseudouridine(38-40) synthase TruA; this translates as MKRVALLVQYIGSNYSGWQRQKNAITVQEIIEKALFKITNHLVKTFAAGRTDAGVHASGQVVHFDIDCVIPGSRFSVLLNSLLPSTIRILESVEVKDCWHACYSAKYRHYRYVINNSKFTNVFINNWSWHRYQKVLDVTLMSNASKSMEGEHDFFAFQKSGSNRATSITKIKKIDIKRLEDLIFIDIKATGFLYGMVRLIVGQLVLVGEKKISPEIFKDRWVKKKKNDVKESAPAKGLCFVNAIYEENVFNKINKNDFFPLFLIKGFS
- the rplM gene encoding 50S ribosomal protein L13 translates to MNRTITPSEETIVRNWFLVDAKDKTLGRLATEIATVLRGKNKPTFTPHLDTGDFVIVVNAEKVEVTGKKASQKLYRRHSGRPGGMKVEKFESLKERIPERIIEQAVKGMLPHNSLGRQQFKKLKVYKGADHPHAAQNPVLLNC
- the rpsI gene encoding 30S ribosomal protein S9, producing the protein MNSQIKNKAVYWGTGRRKTSVARVRLIPGNGQITINGRSGDNYLNFNPLHLNSIKAPLQTLGLENSYDVLVNVHGGGLTGQADAIKQGAARALCELSPDNRKPLKTEGHLSRDPRAKERRKYGLKKARKAPQFSKR
- the rpmE gene encoding 50S ribosomal protein L31, producing MPKSEIHPKWYPDAKVICNGEVVMTTGSTQPELHVDVWSGNHPFFTGTQKILDTEGRVDRFMKKYGMGSTNPASSKEQKEEKVSKK